The following proteins are co-located in the Lagenorhynchus albirostris chromosome 4, mLagAlb1.1, whole genome shotgun sequence genome:
- the LOC132519120 gene encoding uncharacterized protein LOC132519120 produces the protein MTTQLRWQRGAGRPFSEPWMIEAAAAGSGPQLYLLTRPEKRYNASSEALFALDTFPPATLGVPPRPDTVPSSGERSLHILYHQKTPPSIPIRASFHQGHALFLSASPQASHALTRPRSRLCHRPQPPGTLPRRTLPYPSGLPGRLGCKGGTFSPSLGDRSIPRIPRPSLASNRLAPQPPPRGCAARTSLSPHPRLPALWRPPSLPSGARSHPPYLPPPAEVPATAGSTGSAPLRPPRASLCGRRARAASRLPPPPHARTHSAQLTPGSGRKGGGERGEGAQSRGAPAPAPRGAASAIAVSGSGRRGGSECGRSPDLPEPGVG, from the coding sequence GACGCCCCTTCTCTGAGCCCTGGATGATTGAGGCTGCGGCTGCCGGGAGCGGACCCCAGCTTTACCTTCTGACCAGACCAGAGAAACGCTACAACGCGTCAAGCGAAGCGCTCTTTGCCCTGGATACCTTCCCTCCCGCTACCCTGGGCGTCCCCCCACGTCCGGACACCGTCCCCAGCTCTGGAGAGCGCTCTCTCCATATCCTGTACCACCAAAAAACGCCCCCCTCCATTCCCATCCGAGCCTCCTTTCACCAGGGACACGCCCTCTTTTTGTCGGCCTCTCCACAAGCCAGCCACGCACTAACCAGACCACGCTCTCGTCTCTGCCACCGCCCACAGCCTCCTGGAACTCTCCCCCGCAGGACCCTTCCCTATCCTTCAGGACTCCCAGGTCGGCTCGGCTGTAAGGGGGGCACCTTTTCCCCCAGTTTGGGGGATCGCTCCATCCCTAGGATCCCCCGCCCCTCTCTCGCTTCGAATCGCCTTGCGCCCCAGCCGCCGCCTCGGGGTTGCGCAGCCCGCACCTCTCTTTCCCCCCATCCCCGGCTTCCAGCCCTGTGGCGCCCTCCGAGCCTCCCATCCGGGGCGCGATCCCATCCCCCTTATCTCCCCCCACCAGCCGAGGTCCCGGCGACCGCGGGGTCCACGGGGAGCGCCCCCCTGCGCCCGCCCCGCGCTTCTTTGTGCGGCCGGCGCGCGCGCGCTGCGTCAAggctgccgccgccgccacaCGCACGCACTCACAGCGCGCAGTTAACCCCCGGGAGCGGCAGGAAGGGAGGTGGCGAGCGGGGGGAGGGAGCCCAATCGCGCGgtgcccccgccccggccccgcgcgGCGCCGCCTCTGCCATTGCTGTGAGCGGGAGCGGGCGACGCGGAGGCTCGGAGTGCGGTCGGAGTCCAGACCTGCCGGAGCCGGGCGTGGGGTGA